Proteins from a genomic interval of uncultured Desulfuromusa sp.:
- the trpB gene encoding tryptophan synthase subunit beta, giving the protein MPVKFQQMPDSDGYFGEYGGQIIPPELKAIMDEINEAYEQVSKTEAFQKELRDLYADYVGRPSPIFFARRLTELQGGARIFLKREDLNHTGAHKINHCLGEALLAKHMGKTKVLAETGAGQHGVALATACALIGIECEIHMGEIDIKKEHPNVTKMKILGCKLVPVTRGTKTLKDAVDSAFDEYLRDPVNFFYAIGSVVGPHPFPKMVRDFQSIVGIEARQQFLAKEGCLPDYLTACVGGGSNAIGLFTAFLNDEAVKIIGVEAAGKGLDTPDHAATLTLGSKGALHGFECYNLQDKEGLPLPVYSIASGLDYPGVGPQHCYLKDIERVRYESVDDKECLDAFMKLSRLEGIIPALESAHAVAYAMKLAKELPEEKTILVNLSGRGDKDADFVAEYLSL; this is encoded by the coding sequence ATGCCTGTCAAGTTTCAACAGATGCCTGATAGTGATGGTTACTTCGGAGAATACGGTGGCCAGATTATTCCGCCGGAACTCAAAGCCATTATGGATGAGATTAACGAAGCTTACGAGCAAGTTAGCAAAACAGAAGCATTTCAAAAAGAGTTGCGTGACCTCTATGCAGACTATGTTGGCCGGCCCAGTCCGATCTTTTTTGCCAGACGTTTAACCGAGTTGCAGGGTGGGGCACGGATTTTTCTGAAGCGAGAGGACCTGAACCATACCGGTGCACATAAAATCAATCATTGCCTGGGAGAGGCTCTGCTTGCAAAGCATATGGGGAAAACCAAAGTGCTGGCTGAAACAGGTGCCGGTCAGCATGGTGTCGCTTTGGCTACCGCCTGCGCGTTAATCGGTATCGAATGTGAGATTCATATGGGGGAGATCGATATCAAGAAAGAACATCCCAATGTCACTAAAATGAAAATTCTGGGGTGTAAACTGGTTCCCGTCACTCGGGGAACAAAAACTTTGAAAGATGCTGTTGACAGTGCTTTTGATGAATACCTGAGAGACCCTGTTAATTTTTTCTATGCTATCGGTTCGGTGGTCGGGCCGCACCCTTTTCCCAAAATGGTGCGTGATTTTCAGTCAATTGTCGGCATTGAAGCGCGACAACAGTTTCTGGCCAAAGAGGGTTGTCTTCCTGATTATCTGACGGCCTGTGTGGGCGGGGGATCAAATGCCATCGGTTTGTTTACGGCTTTTCTGAATGATGAAGCTGTTAAAATAATTGGTGTGGAAGCGGCAGGCAAAGGGTTGGACACTCCTGACCACGCGGCAACCCTGACATTGGGGAGTAAAGGCGCTCTTCATGGTTTTGAGTGTTATAATTTGCAGGATAAAGAAGGTTTGCCACTTCCTGTCTATTCCATTGCCTCCGGACTGGATTATCCCGGTGTCGGTCCGCAACATTGTTATCTGAAAGATATTGAGAGGGTTCGGTATGAGAGCGTCGATGACAAGGAGTGTCTGGATGCTTTTATGAAGCTTTCTCGGCTGGAAGGGATTATACCCGCTTTGGAGAGTGCTCACGCGGTTGCCTACGCCATGAAATTAGCGAAAGAGCTGCCGGAAGAAAAAACAATCCTGGTAAACTTGTCAGGTCGTGGTGATAAAGATGCTGATTTTGTTGCAGAGTATCTGTCCCTTTGA